Within the Chitinispirillales bacterium genome, the region TTCCGGCAGGCGTATCGTTTTCTGCAATAGGAACGTCTGGACCATATCCGACCGCTTTGAGACGGTTTGCCGGAACGCCCTGGTTAATGAAATACTTCATAACCGTTTCCGCTCTTTGCTGCGATAATTTCATATTCGCTTCGCGTTTACCGACATTATCGGTATGTCCTTGAATTTCAAGTTTAACTTCGGGCCAGTCGCGTAACGACTTGATAACCGCATCAAGCGCATCGTAAGAACCTCCAGTAAGAGTCGCTTTTCCGGTTTGGAAATTGACTCCTCTCAATATAAGTCCTTCTCTTGGTATCTCAATAGCGACCGGCGCAGGAGCTGGCATTTCGATAACCTCGACTACGGTAACCGGATCCTGTTTAAACGAAACCGTAATAATCTGGTTTGACATAACGCTTGCAAAAGTATATTGCGCCAACGCACCCTGATTTTCACCGTTAACGGTCACTTGCTCAATTGAAAATCCTTCTGCCGGACCGAACGAATAAATTACCATAGTTCCTTCTTTTACGACATTCACGCCGACAGGGGTAATCGTTCCCTGACCAGCCGCAACGGAAGCGGTAATTGTATATGTCGGGATAGGTTTCGGAGCTTTTTCGACTTCTACTTCAAGCGTATCAATTCTATCAACATAAACCGTATCTATAATACGAACGGTATCGCAAATCGGTTCCGGTTCCGCTATTGGACTGTCCGGAACAATGGTTTGACGTTTAACCATAAGTCCGTTCCAACCTATGGACGCTGCAAAAGCGACTTTCGGTTCTACCGCCGTTTCTATGAGAACGTTTTGTTGCGCCGACTCGTCAAAAGTCGCTAAGTCGCCATAATAAAAACCTTTTTTATTCGACAAAGAAAGGTCAACGCCGGCGCTTATCGTAAGTCCGCTGGGAGTTAAAAAAGCAACTCCGGGAGAAATACGCATCGGATCGCTTTTCAAACTTCTATTGTATTCGTTTATTTCGTACTTGTTGCGGAATTCAGGATGATCCCCAATATTACTATCATCTTTCACGACTTTCCAGGTTTGTTCTTGCTGAATACTGCCGAAACGAGGCTCCGCCGAGAAATCTACAAAAATACTTACCCACTCGGCCGGTCGAACTTCAAGACCGCTGTTAAGATAAAATACGTGTTCATTTATCCACTGAAGCGTCCAACGCAGTCCGTAATTGAAGTGAAAAAGAACGGGGAAAACATCGGACATTTCTCTGAAATCCCATGTCCAAAGCATTTTCATATCTATTTCCGTATTATTTGACGTATAAAAATGATATACACCGGATTCGGAACGTTTATCTGTATAATATAAGTGTCTAGGGAAATATCCCGCTCCTTGTCGTCCGCTCGGGATAGTGAGAGCTCCATAATAAGCCATTTCAAAAAATTTTCTGTGCGGATATGGGGGGTACTGAAATTTCACCGAGATATCAATGTCGCCGATTCCGCCTATTGTTTTAGACGTTTTATCGCCGGGCCAAAAATATTCATCATCAGGGTAACTTTTAAACTCCGTGTTTCCCATCCAGTCGATATAAACCGGAACCATAACGGCCAAATCCAAGTATCTCGTTATACCGTAACTCAAACTTACATTAAACGTTTCTCTTGCGTAATCGGGAATTTTCAAACTCGGATCGGAATAAAGACCTTTAGAGTCGATTAGAGTAAGTTCACCATCTACATTATCCATATAATAACCGTATCGGTAAATATTTTTGATGAATTTTTTATCCATTGAATGGTTGCCGTAAACCTGAAACGACAGCCTGCCGAAACCTAAAGTTTGTGCAGACAACGTATTCCACAATCCCACTTGACCGAATTTACTGATGCTTTTCGTTTCGTCCGGATCGGGGGTAGCCGCTACATTCGAGATAATAATAACAGCGAAAATTAATCCCATTGTCAAAATCTTTTTCATTGAACAACACTCCTTTTATAAAGTATTTTTTATGCATATCAAACATAAATATAATATATGTACTAATGAAATTCGCAATTTTTTATATTTTTCAATAATAATGTGGTAATATTTACATGTAAACAATTTCGTAAGGATAGCCCTGCTCGGCAAGAAATATCTGTCTTTTCATCGCAAATTCAAGTTCTACGGTGTCGCGTGTTACTACTGAATAAAAAATCGCTTGCGAACTGTTTCGCTTAGGACGCAGTATTCTTCCAAGTCGCTGAGCTTCTTCTTGACGGCTTCCAAACATCCCGGAAATCTGAATCGCGACATTGGCGTCCGGTAAATCTACCGCCATATTTCCTACTCGCGATAAAACAAGTACGTTTAAGTCGCCGTTGCGAAATTTTTCGTAAAGAGCGTCACGTTCCGAATTTTTCATATTACCTTTAATTACGGGTGCGTTAAATTTTTTGCCGTGTTCGTCAATTTGATTTATATATTGTCCAAGAATCAGGATTTTCTCCCCTTTGTGTTTTTTAAGTAAATCGGCAACGACCGATATTTTGTTTTTATTTTCGTATGCTACTCTTACTTGCTCGCGTTTTGTTAAAGACAAGAAACCGATTTTTGAATATTCGTCTAAATCCACACGTATTTCTACACATTTTGCCGTTGCGATCCAACCGTCTTTTTCCAAATCTTTCCAAGGGACGTCAAATTTTTTCGGACCGATTAATGCAAAAACGTTTGTCTGTAAATTATCCTCGCGAATGAGCGTCGCGGTAAGTCCGAGTCGTCGTCTCGCCTGAATTTCCGCCGTGAATTTAAATACAGGAGCGGGAAGTAAATGAACCTCGTCGTAAATTATCAATCCCCAATCCTGTGAGTTGAAAATTCCGAAATGCATAAAATCTTCTTCTTTATCTCTACGGTAAGTCAAAATTTGATAAGTTGCGATGGTTATCGGTTTAATTTCTTTTTGTTCTCCGCTATATTCGCCGATTTCGTCTTCATTAAGATTTGTACGATTTAGTATTTCGCGCTTCCATTGGTGCGCCGCAGTTATATTGGTAACTAAAATCAGTGTTTTTTTTGAAATTTTTTCCATAGTTTTTATTCCGACGATAGTTTTTCCTGCACCGCATGGAAGTACCACGACACCGCTTGTTCCGCGTAAGTTGTCGTTTCCTATGAATGAATCCACTGCAGATTTTTGATAGTTACGTAAAACGAACGGTATATTATCTTTGCCGATTTCAAGCATTTTTATATTATAATCCTCGCCGTCGACAAATCCCGCAATATCATTGACGGGAAAATTCAAATCAATGAATTTTTGTTTTAAGATCCCGCGAAATTTTGGTTCAACAATTACGGTATCACCATCAATTTCTACAATATCAATAATAGAAGGGTTTTTTACTAATTGTGAAAGTAAATCTTTATCGTCTGATTCCAATGAAAGCCGTCCGTCCGAAAACTTTACCATATTTATTTTTCCGAACCTCTCGCTTATATCTTTAATGTCTTTTATTACATTTGCCGGAATAGTGTATTTAGTGTAATCTTCAAGGGCGGAAATTATATTGTCGGCAACAAGTCCTATGGCTTTTGCATTCCAAAGCGAAAGTGGAGTTATGGAATACGAATGAACGTGTTCCGGACTTTTTTCCAAATGTGCGAAACTTGAAAGTAAATCGCGGGCGCATGTGAATTTTGGGTTGTTAACTTCTAATAAAATAGTGCCGTCACTCTGAATTATTAGCGGATTATTTGGGTTGTATGTCATTTTATTATTTATTCTAAAAGCGCTTCAATCAATTTTTTTTCTATTTTATCGTATGCGAATTCTTGGGTTTGTTCTTTGATAAATGCAATCAATTCGCTGTTTTTACTGTAGGTGAACTGGTCAAGTTTTGCAATAATTTTGTTCATGCTGTTGATATCATAGTCTATGACCGCTTGCAGTAATTCTTTTAGTAGCTCTTCATCGGGAGTTTCGCGCGTTTCACGAGGATTGTATTGTTTTTTTATGTCGTCAAAATCAATTAAAAGTTTTTTTATTTCGGAAACCAAATTGTTTGTAGATTCGGTTAGTAATTTGTTCGTAAATAAAACTTGCTCAATATCTCCTTTTTTGGCAAATATCTCCGCTTCTTTAGCCAGATTGCCGCATTCCATAGCCCCTATTCCGTAGTAACTGCCTTTAATTCCGTGAATCAAAATTGTATATTCGTTAAGGGTTTCATATTTAACAATTAACAAATTTTGTATAAGCGGCGGTATATTCTTTACAAACGAATCAAGAATTTTTATATATAAGTCGGCCATTTGTCCGAAATTATCAAGCGCCAAAGTGATATTCAATCCTTTTATATTTATGTTATTCAAATAATTACGGGCGATTAGTTCATTATTTTCGACTGTAATCGTTTCTTTTGATTCCTCTTCTGTAAGGTTGAGCGTTTTATTGTCTTGTTTGCTGTGAATATATTTCATAAGAATACTTTCTATATTAGATTTGCTGATTGGTTTTTTGATATGGTAATTAAATCCGTTTTTGTAGAAGATGTTGTCGGAGATAGCAACGTTGGCGGTAAGGGCGACTATAATAATATTTTTTGCGTAATCGGAATTTATTCCGCGAATTCGTTTAACGGTTTCTATTCCGTCCATTGTAGGCATCATGTGATCCATAAGCACAATATCATAAATTTTTTCTTCAGATTTGATTTTGTTAATTGCACTCTCTCCGTTTAAAACGCAGTCCACGTCAAGTCCATAGCAAAGCAATAACTCTTTTGCAACGTCTAAATTCGCTTTTACGTCATCCACAACTAATACCTTTCCGTACGGCATATAAAGATTTTTATTCATAGGCGATGGTTCGTTCTTGTTTTGCAGGATGTTGGAAGGATTAGCCGCGGCAATATCCGAAATTTCAAAATTTCCTATGGGTGTACTGTCGATTATTGTTTGATTTATTAAGAAACTGAATTCGCTTCCTATACCTACTTCGCTTAATATTTTAATTTTTCCGCCCATGATTTTTACAAGTTCCCGCGCAATTGAGAATCCGATTCCGATGCCTCCGTGTTTTTTAGAGAACGAAGAATCAATTTGTGAAAAACCGGAAAGCATGTTTTTTTGCGATAAGGCGTCAATACCTATGCCGGTATCTTTCACCGAAAAATTTATACCAACTTCCATTTCGTTTCTGGTTTCTTCTTTTAGTGAGATTGTAATACGTCCTTTGTTGGTAAACTTTAACGCATTTGATATTAAATTATTTAAAATATTTTTAATTTTATTATTGTCGCCGAACATTTTTCTGGGGAGTTTTGGGTCGATATCTAAGGCAAAAATAATGCTGCTGTTTTCAGTATTTTTGATATTTGTATCATATATATCTTTAATCATATTCTTTAAATCATATTCTTTAGGAATGATTGTAATTTGATTTTGTTGGATTTTTAGAAATTCAAAAATTTTATTGACAATTTCAAGTAAATTTACTCCGTTTTTTAAAATTTTCTCAAAATATTCTTGAATGTCTTCATTAACATTTTTTTTCTGCGAAGCAATTTCGCTTAAGCCTACAATTGAGTTTATAGGCGTTATGATTTCATGTGAAATCGTTGCTAAAAATTCTATTTTTGATTTGTTGCTGATTTCTGATATTAAAATCGCTTTGTTTTTATCTTCTTCGGCTTCTTTCCGAATAATTGTTGAGGCGATTACAGAACAAACATTTCGAATGATT harbors:
- a CDS encoding DEAD/DEAH box helicase, with translation MTYNPNNPLIIQSDGTILLEVNNPKFTCARDLLSSFAHLEKSPEHVHSYSITPLSLWNAKAIGLVADNIISALEDYTKYTIPANVIKDIKDISERFGKINMVKFSDGRLSLESDDKDLLSQLVKNPSIIDIVEIDGDTVIVEPKFRGILKQKFIDLNFPVNDIAGFVDGEDYNIKMLEIGKDNIPFVLRNYQKSAVDSFIGNDNLRGTSGVVVLPCGAGKTIVGIKTMEKISKKTLILVTNITAAHQWKREILNRTNLNEDEIGEYSGEQKEIKPITIATYQILTYRRDKEEDFMHFGIFNSQDWGLIIYDEVHLLPAPVFKFTAEIQARRRLGLTATLIREDNLQTNVFALIGPKKFDVPWKDLEKDGWIATAKCVEIRVDLDEYSKIGFLSLTKREQVRVAYENKNKISVVADLLKKHKGEKILILGQYINQIDEHGKKFNAPVIKGNMKNSERDALYEKFRNGDLNVLVLSRVGNMAVDLPDANVAIQISGMFGSRQEEAQRLGRILRPKRNSSQAIFYSVVTRDTVELEFAMKRQIFLAEQGYPYEIVYM
- a CDS encoding OmpA family protein, translated to MKKILTMGLIFAVIIISNVAATPDPDETKSISKFGQVGLWNTLSAQTLGFGRLSFQVYGNHSMDKKFIKNIYRYGYYMDNVDGELTLIDSKGLYSDPSLKIPDYARETFNVSLSYGITRYLDLAVMVPVYIDWMGNTEFKSYPDDEYFWPGDKTSKTIGGIGDIDISVKFQYPPYPHRKFFEMAYYGALTIPSGRQGAGYFPRHLYYTDKRSESGVYHFYTSNNTEIDMKMLWTWDFREMSDVFPVLFHFNYGLRWTLQWINEHVFYLNSGLEVRPAEWVSIFVDFSAEPRFGSIQQEQTWKVVKDDSNIGDHPEFRNKYEINEYNRSLKSDPMRISPGVAFLTPSGLTISAGVDLSLSNKKGFYYGDLATFDESAQQNVLIETAVEPKVAFAASIGWNGLMVKRQTIVPDSPIAEPEPICDTVRIIDTVYVDRIDTLEVEVEKAPKPIPTYTITASVAAGQGTITPVGVNVVKEGTMVIYSFGPAEGFSIEQVTVNGENQGALAQYTFASVMSNQIITVSFKQDPVTVVEVIEMPAPAPVAIEIPREGLILRGVNFQTGKATLTGGSYDALDAVIKSLRDWPEVKLEIQGHTDNVGKREANMKLSQQRAETVMKYFINQGVPANRLKAVGYGPDVPIAENDTPAGKELNRRVELKRID
- a CDS encoding response regulator translates to METLESEIIEIIKSIEQEEERITISTKLPTVNTGNLKISVRRKLIIAIIFIILSIILTVSYFSSAIMQRQSVKLSNSIIDELLDKIQFAITIEKNSNRVYNMFNILNDQQLNLCREVAQKIKNDNSILQTQKLKELAAEIGADEIHVIDENGVLTHSSVAEISGMIGLNFYLREQTLPFTEILSDTGLEIAQNPQKRGVDREIAQYIGVARKDKKGIVQIGYVIPTKNILEQIEFENFLKNMNFSFNGGCMIISDNGTIIADSRGEKTEKRFENISIKDILKKQEKIPFYFSFNGSKMYGKITNYKNITILGYINYDYVQNISLKSVSYAILFIFTLLAFLSAILFFLTVKLTISPLEKINEEIESLKQGSFLNLNRHCSNKEILTFALEINKMIMRMTYSNKSLSKAREIKKMLQNLLFTESISLRLSNAFIGIQEFNGCISKLISIINDSINYVSKSHIIRIAFLDAEKNKMCLHKQYCFPVSISTDATEDAMDALINGDAIPDDLAQGCFPPIIYCENVAAEQKYESITKAGIKSFLISPIYINGKYKAALTIEIFDDFAKFDKIDKKIIRNVCSVIASTIIRKEAEEDKNKAILISEISNKSKIEFLATISHEIITPINSIVGLSEIASQKKNVNEDIQEYFEKILKNGVNLLEIVNKIFEFLKIQQNQITIIPKEYDLKNMIKDIYDTNIKNTENSSIIFALDIDPKLPRKMFGDNNKIKNILNNLISNALKFTNKGRITISLKEETRNEMEVGINFSVKDTGIGIDALSQKNMLSGFSQIDSSFSKKHGGIGIGFSIARELVKIMGGKIKILSEVGIGSEFSFLINQTIIDSTPIGNFEISDIAAANPSNILQNKNEPSPMNKNLYMPYGKVLVVDDVKANLDVAKELLLCYGLDVDCVLNGESAINKIKSEEKIYDIVLMDHMMPTMDGIETVKRIRGINSDYAKNIIIVALTANVAISDNIFYKNGFNYHIKKPISKSNIESILMKYIHSKQDNKTLNLTEEESKETITVENNELIARNYLNNINIKGLNITLALDNFGQMADLYIKILDSFVKNIPPLIQNLLIVKYETLNEYTILIHGIKGSYYGIGAMECGNLAKEAEIFAKKGDIEQVLFTNKLLTESTNNLVSEIKKLLIDFDDIKKQYNPRETRETPDEELLKELLQAVIDYDINSMNKIIAKLDQFTYSKNSELIAFIKEQTQEFAYDKIEKKLIEALLE